From the genome of Halorussus sp. MSC15.2, one region includes:
- a CDS encoding phytoene/squalene synthase family protein, with translation MVTDEQLQTSRAIQRRTGRTFHVATKFLPERARFPTYVLYAFFRMADDVVDDPDPGPPAELRAELARMRATATGERPTDDPVLSAFSEMRERHGIADEEIEVFIDAMEADVEPEVYDTYDDLTDYLRGSSVAVAYMMLAVMGPEDEETARPHAEALAEAFQLTNFIRDVREDVTDYGRIYLPRATLRKFGVSTDDIADLRHSEGVAAAVRSELRRTEERYREGVAGIADLPEDCQFPVLLSAVLYAEYHRHVRERDFDVLSGTPSLGLSDYFRLVARTWWYWRRENDPEAAFYRASAISAEAESDPDVETESPAASAQTETTGYRDVRSIRRPFERVVNRLRKCWPVGPSE, from the coding sequence ATGGTAACTGACGAACAGCTCCAGACGAGTCGCGCGATACAACGACGGACCGGACGGACGTTCCACGTGGCGACGAAGTTCCTCCCCGAACGAGCGCGCTTTCCGACGTACGTGCTCTACGCGTTCTTTCGGATGGCCGACGACGTCGTGGACGACCCCGACCCGGGACCCCCGGCGGAACTCCGGGCCGAACTCGCCCGGATGCGCGCGACGGCCACGGGCGAGCGACCGACCGACGACCCCGTACTCTCGGCGTTCAGCGAGATGCGCGAGCGGCACGGCATCGCGGACGAGGAAATCGAGGTGTTCATCGACGCCATGGAGGCCGACGTGGAACCGGAGGTGTACGACACCTACGACGACCTGACCGACTACCTCCGGGGGTCGTCGGTCGCCGTCGCCTACATGATGCTCGCCGTGATGGGGCCGGAGGACGAGGAGACGGCCCGCCCTCACGCGGAGGCACTCGCCGAAGCGTTCCAGTTGACGAACTTCATCCGTGACGTTCGGGAGGACGTCACCGACTACGGCCGGATATACCTGCCGCGCGCGACCCTCCGAAAGTTCGGGGTCTCGACCGACGATATCGCCGACCTGCGCCACTCCGAGGGCGTCGCCGCGGCGGTTCGCAGCGAACTCCGCCGGACCGAAGAGCGCTACCGCGAGGGCGTCGCGGGCATCGCGGACCTGCCCGAAGACTGCCAGTTTCCGGTGTTGCTCTCGGCGGTTCTGTACGCCGAGTATCACCGACACGTCCGCGAGCGTGATTTCGACGTCCTCTCCGGGACGCCGAGTCTCGGTCTCAGCGACTACTTCCGTCTCGTCGCACGGACGTGGTGGTACTGGCGACGCGAGAACGACCCCGAGGCGGCCTTCTACCGGGCGAGCGCCATCTCGGCGGAAGCCGAGAGCGACCCGGACGTCGAGACCGAATCACCTGCTGCCTCGGCGCAGACCGAGACGACAGGCTACCGGGACGTACGTTCAATACGGAGGCCGTTCGAACGAGTCGTGAACCGCCTCCGAAAGTGCTGGCCCGTCGGACCGTCCGAGTAA